A part of Schistosoma mansoni strain Puerto Rico chromosome W, complete genome genomic DNA contains:
- a CDS encoding putative lipopolysaccharide-induced transcription factor regulating tumor necrosis factor alpha has protein sequence MKHRGENPVYGPNIVPRFAQSSSRPLHTNTRSDCYYCNRFGKLARKCGHNDAFLSKKSAANRFNAQCIRNENIVQRTNLNRAVIPSAPPIPSFPVPGLPPTPPPAYQESIEVTLPPPPQYEERLPEVIITQPPATVFKWNPVGMTCPYCHHIIVTKVRSESGLLAWLLCGVMFLTGLWLFCLIPFYLKSTQDVVHICPLCRSQLGSYKPL, from the exons ATG AAGCATCGTGGTGAAAACCCAGTATACGGGCCGAATATTGTTCCTCGATTTGCTCAATCGTCATCCCGACCATTACATACAAATACAAGATCTGACTGTTATTATTGCAATCGCTTTGGAAAATTGGCACGCAAATGTGGTCATAATGATGCTTTCTTGTCCAAAAAATCAGCAGCAAACAGATTTAATGCTCAATGCATTCGGAATGAAAATATAGTCCAAAGAACAA ACTTAAATAGGGCAGTTATTCCATCTGCGCCTCCTATTCCATCATTCCCTGTACCCGGTTTACCTCCGACTCCTCCACCTGCTTATCAGGAAAGCATAGAAGTTACTTTACCACCTCCTCCACAATACGAAGAAAGACTGCCAGAAg TGATTATTACACAACCACCTGCAACAGTATTCAAATGGAATCCGGTGGGTATGACGTGTCCTTATTGTCACCATATTATTGTTACTAAAGTAAGGTCCGAGTCAGGACTATTAGCTTGGTTACTTTGTGGAGTTATGTTTTTAACTGG ATTATGGCTCTTTTGTCTCATTCCTTTCTATTTGAAATCAACACAAGATGTTGTCCATATTTGTCCACTTTGTAGATCACAATTAGGTAGTTATAAACCATTGTGA